A region of the Mytilus trossulus isolate FHL-02 chromosome 11, PNRI_Mtr1.1.1.hap1, whole genome shotgun sequence genome:
GATGTTCAGATTCTTAAGCAATACTGTCAATTCAAATATACCTTAAATTGAAAGAGTGCTTCTATGGggaacttatatatatatattacttcaTTAATTAGTAACCAGTTTCCTTTGTCTGTCAATGTTTGCTTGACTGTGTAAAATGATAGTACTCATGTATTAAAGaataattgttctatttaaTGCTAAGTCACGTGTTAACGTAGACAGACATGTGATATTCTAAAGATATTatcatataataatataatatgtttAGTGCAATGATTCATTGTTCATTTTAAACACATTGAGGTATGAATACTAAATTATATAACCATTGTTTAACCGATTCATGAGGGTATGGCAAGAACTAGATATTTTTTGTCTccttcttttcttttaatttgaagaaaaaattcattttattttccacTTTTTGCAATACTTTTTCGCTGTTTCCCTATGATACTTATTCCTTTTTAATATCATAATCataatttaaatctttttaaagtttttattttgaattattttcgaCCAGTTATTTTCTCAAACAGACCCTCGTACAAGaattctttcaaatttaaaataaccgTGCTTATATACAGCATATTTGTAGTTGTTATTAAAGATGTCCTCGTTTATAAACTTAAACTTCAAAGTTCAAAATAATACTAATTGCAATCTTATAAACGGATTTCAATACGAAATCGCAAAAAGCTATGATTAAATACAGAACATTTCGATACcagaaaaaaaggcaaaattaaCTGATTCATAAACGTACTTGTACTGAATAAAATAACGTTAATAACTAAAAAGACTGTTTTCCTATTAAACAATGTGATGAAATCTGCACATCCTTCTgcattagaaaaaatatagtgatgcctaaaaaaagaaaaaccttaTCAAATCTTCACCCTCTCAgcaatataaatgaataacacAGATGCATATTAATTGcaataaaactgagaaaaacaATAATTGGAACCTCGAGTTTATGGTTTATTTCAGAAACACCATATGGTCAGATGCCTGTATTAACTGTGGATGATAAAACTATGATTAACCAGACTGGTGCCATTACCCGATACCTTGCTCGTGAATTtggtatgttttatattaagtCTGAAAACACTGTTCGGAAATCGCTAATCGATAAAATTGTTCACTGTgggttttcttttctttcttttttttaatgttatattgcACAAACGAGAACGTGTTTAACAGTACATGCATAATGATGCACAATACAATTTATTAGTGCTTGCTGTTTATTTTGATAGCTCTTTGTAGTGTGTGACTTGGGTAAGACCAACTTCTAATAAATTCATAAGGTATCTTGATACTTAAATTCACAGTACTATATTACAACagttttgaatgtaaaaaatgaagatCCCCACCAGACTCCCAAATATTCTctacaattattttgaaattttaacaggGTTGTATGGTTCAAATAATATGGAAAATACAAAGTGTGACGTCATCATTGAAACTGTATCGGACGTGTTTACTGCTATGATTAAATCACATTACGAACAGGATGAAGCTAAAAAGGTTcgtatttattaaataattatgtaaattgtCTAGTAGTAAGTGAGATGttagcgctttaaaaccaggtttaatccaccattttctacatttgaaaatgcctatacaaagtataggaatatgacagttgttgtccatatttgctgtgttttgtcatttgattttgccatgtgattatggactttccgatttgattttgttctgggttcagtattttttggaTTTTACTTTCTACGaactataacaaataaaatacgtCAAtacaataacataacaaatgaaCAATTAAAACATACAAGTTTAAATGTGGGACCTCGGTGATCAAGTGGTCTAAGTAACTTCTAATGTTGGTGCCCTTTATAGCGTGTTGTTCTGTGTgatccaaggctccgtgttgaaggccctaccttgacctataactgttaattctaaaaatagttatttggatggatagttgtctcgttggcacccataccacatcttcctataatATATAAGTAGTTCATCTACTGTACCACTGACtggccattttcctgattttgtacaggacattttagggaaaaaatggtgggttgaacctggttttgtggcattcCAAACTTCTCgcttttatgacaatgttaaataaaataaacagagATAAGGAGCATTTCACCTTCGAAATTATTGATAATATAGAGCATCAAGACAGATGTATATACAAGAATCTCAATAGCATTCAAATGTCCCACATTACTAGTATCACTAAGAATAGTAATCATGGGACTAATAGTATAATTAGACttgtttgtataaaaataaacggATGCTGATCCATGTTGGAAAAGGATATGTCCAGATGTTGCaattggaaccccctttttttcacgatcaatgcttttgaatAGAGGAATATGGTTGGAaccttacatttttaaaaattgcaggTGACATCCTTGGTTTAATGCCAGTGCAATTAATTCCAaaacattttgttcaaataacGTGTATACAAGCAATTATAGGTatccgtacggccttcaacaattagaaaCACAGACTTTCTAgtacttttatataatataatttattgattaatcggatatttaaaaaaatatctatatttcTTAGCTCAATTatgttttgttctattttagGAAGAACTTGGTAAAAAGTTAGGCACAGAAGTTATACcccaatttttcacttatttgtGCAAGGTGCTGAAAGAAAATGGTGGAAAATGTCTCGTGGGATCGAAGGTAACAAACGTTTAAAGTAAAAAGATAATAGAAGAAATTAAGAATCTTTAAATGTTTGCATTTTGAATTTGTCAATCGGCCGTCGATGGCCAAGTGGTTTAAGAAGTTGAACTAGTatgattggttgttggttgctctaaatatttcatgcatattcaggacgattgAAGCAGTgtaacactgaggttgtgattTCTAATCCGGCACCTGGCAGGTGCATTTGACTCCAATcgtaatacaccttatcgctatttgtccgccattactggctatcgcacaggttcccgtaaaattttgacgtcataaaacaaagcatctgacgccacaatggaaaagtgattgttgtgtGCGTCAAAAGGTCAAGCGGCCGGGTCGGACGGCCGAGTAGGgtaatagcgataaggtgtattgaatAGGATTGTTAGTTTTGAACATTAAAGGTCGCAGTGAATGCTTTCTTCGTGCTCTTCCATGTCTTCCATAGTTATAGTAGCATTTTTATTTCgagccactggatgttaagcacGTGCAGTCAATAATCAAAACCTTATTTCGGAATAAAATTAAAAGCCTTTCCGATTGACACAACACTCTGTCGGAAGAGTTAAAGCCTTTGGAATAGTAACAACAATTCGTACGGAAAAGTTTAAGCTTCTTCTGGAGTTATGCTATTCTTTTGGAAAAGTTAAACGCATCATGCATGCATATTAAGGAAATAAATTGAAGCCTTTGGTATTGTTACATTAATGTTTTCGAGAATCCTTTGGTAAAGCGACAATATTCTTTCGAAActtttttttgaattgttaacaAAATGTACTTAACAAGATATAAATCtgactttttttgttatttgtagtTGACAGTTGCGGATATGGCTGCTTTTGACATGATTGATAAACTAGTATGTAACCCAAAGATGGGAGAAGGCGTGTACAAAGACT
Encoded here:
- the LOC134690635 gene encoding S-crystallin SL11-like, which gives rise to MPAKFKLSYFDIRGRAELPRLVFAAAGKEFEDERLSGDKWTAFKPKTPYGQMPVLTVDDKTMINQTGAITRYLAREFGLYGSNNMENTKCDVIIETVSDVFTAMIKSHYEQDEAKKEELGKKLGTEVIPQFFTYLCKVLKENGGKCLVGSKLTVADMAAFDMIDKLVCNPKMGEGVYKDFPEIKKFYESVKTNAKVQKYLEKRPASEM